A window of the Loxodonta africana isolate mLoxAfr1 chromosome 3, mLoxAfr1.hap2, whole genome shotgun sequence genome harbors these coding sequences:
- the LOC100663054 gene encoding olfactory receptor 7D4-like: MEAENQTKVSQFLLLGFSEDPELQPLFFGLFLSMYLVTVLGNLFIILAIISDSHLHTPMYFFLSNLSFVDICFVTTTVPKMLVNIQTQSKDISYMGCLTQMYFFMIFIVLDNFLLTIMAYDRFVAICHPLHYTVIMNPRLCVLLVLMSWVIIFWVALINTLLITRLNFCIGTEIPHFFCELAQIIKVACSDTLIDNIFLYVLTALLVVFPFSGILFSYSQIVSSLMRMSSAGAKYKAFSTCGSHVSVVSLFYGTGIGVYLSSAVTHSSQESSIASVIYTVVTPMLNPFIYSLRNKDVKGALGKLLSRAISCSSW; the protein is encoded by the coding sequence ATGGAAGCAGAAAACCAAACGAAAGTTTCACAATTCCTTCTGCTGGGATTCTCAGAAGACCCTGAGCTTCAGCCCCTCTTCTTCGGACTCTTCCTGTCCATGTACCTGGTCACTGTACTTGGGAATCTGTTTATCATCCTGGCCATCATCTCTgactcccacctccacacccccatgtactttttcctctctAACCTGTCCTTTGTTGACATCTGTTTCGTCACCACCACGGtcccaaagatgctggtgaacatcCAGACACAGAGCAAAGACATATCCTACATGGGGTGCCTCACTCAGATGTATTTCTTCATGATTTTTATAGTACTGGACAATTTTCTCCTGACCATTATGGCCTATGACCGATTTGTGGCCATCTGTCACCCCCTGCACTACACAGTCATCATGAATCCCCGGCTCTGTGTCTTGTTGGTTCTGATGTCTTGGGTCATCATTTTCTGGGTTGCTCTGATTAACACCCTACTGATAACAAGGCTGAACTTCTGTATAGGCACTGAAATTCCACATTTCTTCTGTGAACTGGCTCAGATTATCAAAGTGGCCTGCTCTGATACCCTCATCGATAACATCTTCTTGTATGTATTGACTGCTCTGCTGGTTGTGTTTCCCTTCTCAGGGATCCTCTTTTCTTACTCTCAGATTGTCTCCTCCTTAATGAGGATGTCCTCTGCTGGGGCCAAGTATAAGGCATTTTCCACCTGTGGGTCTCATGTCTCTGTCGTCTCTTTGTTCTATGGGACAGGCATTGGTGTCTACCTGAGTTCTGCTGTGACCCATTCTTCCCAGGAGAGCTCTATTGCCTCAGTGATATATACTGTGGTCACGCCCATGTTGAACCCTTTCATCTACAGCCTAAGGAACAAGGATGTGAAGGGAGCCTTGGGAAAACTCCTCTCTAGAGCAATCTCTTGTTCATCATGGTAA